In the Gemmatimonadaceae bacterium genome, one interval contains:
- a CDS encoding EpsI family protein: MLDRTPSDGLGWRGFVPAFILLVGCGFVWQTHSQRQMPLAAPLTSIIPTLDGYKVADLHIGDDERRVAGMSDYVARAYVRDSAQAFQTLVSYYDRQGQGKTIHSPRNCLPGAGWEVLRGGTRAIVAEGASHDVNYYVLKNGRATDVVYYWYQGRGRVVASEYRVKWNLLRDAALLGHTEEALVRIVIPVRVPSAAPADSPEARGAFAAADSLGDSVATRLIREVTRALPGRAG; this comes from the coding sequence ATGCTTGACCGAACGCCGAGCGATGGCCTGGGGTGGCGGGGGTTCGTTCCCGCCTTCATCCTGCTCGTCGGGTGCGGCTTCGTGTGGCAGACACATTCGCAGCGCCAGATGCCGCTTGCCGCGCCGCTGACCTCGATCATTCCGACCCTCGACGGCTACAAGGTCGCGGATCTGCACATCGGCGACGACGAGCGCCGCGTCGCCGGCATGTCGGACTACGTGGCCCGCGCGTACGTGCGCGATTCCGCGCAGGCGTTTCAGACGCTCGTGTCGTACTACGACCGGCAGGGGCAGGGAAAGACGATCCACTCGCCGCGCAATTGTCTTCCCGGCGCGGGGTGGGAGGTGCTGCGCGGCGGTACGCGAGCGATCGTGGCCGAGGGCGCATCGCACGACGTGAATTATTATGTGCTCAAGAACGGCAGGGCGACGGACGTCGTGTACTACTGGTATCAGGGGCGCGGCCGAGTCGTCGCGAGCGAATATCGCGTGAAGTGGAATCTTCTCCGCGACGCGGCGCTGCTCGGGCATACCGAAGAGGCGCTCGTCCGGATCGTCATTCCGGTGCGTGTTCCGAGCGCCGCGCCAGCGGACTCGCCAGAAGCGCGCGGCGCATTCGCCGCCGCCGATTCGCTCGGGGACAGCGTCGCTACGCGATTGATCCGCGAAGTGACACGGGCGCTGCCGGGTCGCGCCGGCTAG
- a CDS encoding diacylglycerol kinase family protein, producing the protein MPAFVNPKSGNAAAVRSALAGDGRFDPREAGPDEIPALIRTEAAAGRQRILVCGGDGTIASAAGAAIGTPLEIAIVPAGTLNHFARDYDLPLDPAAALELAASGSSQPIDVGMVNGRVMVNTASVGAYVDFVRHRESRERYLGYYLASLVAAVRVWLRPRWIEVALRTDDGEREAFRTPLLFVGVGEREFGRGGLGKRRPEGARALHVIVINERRRPRIAALAFGALLRGREEFLRLDGIDSHLAAGADIVLRHARATIAVDGELVVMESPLRFSLERNAVRLVRPDPSASPSDVARAAEK; encoded by the coding sequence ATTCCGGCATTCGTCAACCCGAAGTCCGGTAACGCCGCGGCGGTGAGGAGCGCACTCGCCGGCGACGGGCGTTTCGATCCGCGCGAGGCCGGTCCGGACGAGATCCCAGCGCTGATTCGCACCGAGGCGGCGGCGGGTCGCCAAAGAATCTTGGTTTGCGGCGGCGACGGAACGATTGCCTCCGCGGCCGGAGCGGCGATCGGGACGCCGCTCGAGATCGCGATTGTGCCGGCGGGCACTCTCAACCATTTCGCGCGCGACTATGACCTGCCGCTGGATCCGGCCGCGGCGCTCGAGCTGGCAGCGAGCGGCTCGTCGCAGCCGATCGACGTCGGCATGGTCAACGGCCGGGTCATGGTGAACACCGCCTCGGTCGGTGCGTACGTCGACTTCGTCCGCCACCGCGAGTCCCGCGAACGATACCTTGGCTACTACCTCGCCAGTCTGGTCGCGGCAGTCAGAGTTTGGCTACGGCCGCGTTGGATCGAGGTCGCGCTTCGCACCGATGACGGGGAGCGCGAGGCCTTTCGCACGCCGCTGCTGTTCGTGGGCGTGGGAGAGCGAGAATTCGGTCGCGGCGGGCTCGGGAAGCGCCGTCCCGAGGGAGCGAGAGCGCTGCATGTCATCGTGATCAACGAGCGGCGCCGTCCGCGGATTGCCGCGCTGGCGTTCGGCGCCCTCCTGCGTGGACGAGAAGAATTTCTTCGACTCGACGGGATCGATTCGCACCTCGCGGCCGGGGCGGACATCGTGCTCCGGCACGCCCGGGCGACGATCGCCGTCGACGGCGAGTTGGTCGTGATGGAGAGCCCGCTTCGTTTCTCGCTCGAGAGGAACGCCGTGCGGCTCGTCCGGCCCGACCCGTCGGCTTCGCCGAGTGACGTTGCACGAGCCGCGGAGAAGTGA